From one Streptomyces sp. NBC_01478 genomic stretch:
- a CDS encoding sensor histidine kinase, producing the protein MTAPILSGERPTFRTIAPAPLFTAVLAGLAVVGAVYVTPDAKRLAVACGAGAGALLLCAAVALAAHAYQTARITRRRLEAVTLDAGRLLQERARLSTDFDRERVQLTEELTHERARLTAELSQERARLTSEFSQERLRLTTSFAEERGRLTEESSLERARLTAENKQLTERARRDSHERAAALSATANAAGRMQALATGMLADLRAMEERHSDEDVLADLLHLDHRTAQAGRIADSVAVLTGARSGRRWARPIAMESILRGAMGRISGYQRVRVHSASDTAVAGHAAEGVMHALAELLDNAANFSPPSAEVHVYVEEVPAGVILSVEDSGLVMGDIQLRRAERAVSGDSTELGGLTGTRLGLAVVGRLARKYGLKVSYRPSARGGTGVLMLVPQDILVPQDAPATPQESLALPEPPATVPSPVPEPEAAPEPVAVEKPWSSYAAGRALGDLDPDPVPTHESADRGGLPEPVLGAAVLNAPPVPSTLPDGLPKRRRGQALAEAERSRARAESAAPEPRPAPSADDTLARTARFNSFRRAVRGAMSEHALLAPESEPDTDGPEPVEPATPSLSHSEGNPTS; encoded by the coding sequence ATGACCGCCCCCATACTTTCCGGCGAACGGCCCACCTTCCGTACGATCGCCCCCGCTCCCCTGTTCACCGCGGTACTGGCCGGGCTCGCGGTCGTCGGCGCGGTCTATGTGACTCCCGACGCGAAGCGCCTCGCGGTCGCCTGCGGTGCGGGCGCCGGCGCGCTGCTGCTGTGCGCGGCCGTCGCGCTCGCCGCGCACGCGTACCAGACGGCCCGTATCACCCGCCGCCGGCTCGAGGCCGTCACCCTGGACGCGGGGCGGCTGCTGCAGGAACGGGCCCGGCTGAGCACGGACTTCGACCGTGAGCGCGTGCAGTTGACCGAGGAGCTGACCCACGAGCGGGCCCGGTTGACCGCCGAACTCTCGCAGGAACGCGCCCGGTTGACCTCCGAGTTCTCCCAGGAGCGGCTGCGGCTCACCACCTCCTTCGCGGAGGAGCGCGGCCGCCTCACCGAGGAGAGCTCCCTGGAGCGCGCCCGACTGACCGCCGAGAACAAGCAGTTGACCGAGCGGGCCCGCCGGGACTCCCACGAGCGCGCCGCCGCGCTCTCCGCGACCGCCAACGCGGCGGGCCGGATGCAGGCGTTGGCCACCGGCATGCTCGCCGACCTGCGCGCCATGGAGGAGCGGCACTCCGACGAGGACGTCCTCGCCGATCTGCTCCACCTCGACCACCGCACCGCGCAGGCGGGCCGTATCGCCGACTCCGTCGCCGTCCTCACGGGCGCCCGCTCCGGCCGCCGCTGGGCGCGCCCGATCGCCATGGAGTCGATCCTGCGCGGCGCGATGGGCCGGATCAGCGGCTATCAGCGCGTGCGGGTGCACTCCGCGAGCGACACCGCCGTCGCCGGGCACGCGGCCGAGGGCGTGATGCACGCGCTCGCCGAACTCCTCGACAACGCGGCGAACTTCTCGCCGCCGAGCGCCGAGGTGCATGTCTACGTGGAAGAGGTGCCCGCCGGCGTCATCCTGTCGGTGGAGGACAGCGGCCTGGTCATGGGCGACATCCAACTGCGCCGCGCCGAACGCGCGGTGTCCGGCGACTCCACCGAACTCGGCGGCCTCACCGGCACCCGGCTGGGCCTCGCGGTCGTCGGCCGGCTGGCCCGCAAGTACGGGCTGAAGGTGTCGTACCGGCCCTCCGCGCGCGGCGGCACGGGCGTCCTGATGCTCGTACCGCAGGACATCCTGGTGCCCCAGGACGCCCCGGCGACCCCGCAGGAGTCCCTCGCCCTCCCCGAGCCCCCGGCCACCGTGCCGAGCCCGGTACCGGAGCCTGAGGCGGCTCCCGAACCCGTCGCCGTGGAAAAGCCCTGGAGCTCTTACGCCGCCGGGCGCGCCCTCGGCGATCTGGACCCGGATCCGGTCCCCACGCACGAGTCGGCGGACCGCGGCGGTCTGCCCGAACCGGTGCTGGGCGCAGCGGTGTTGAACGCGCCGCCGGTGCCGAGCACGCTGCCCGACGGTCTGCCCAAGCGGCGCCGGGGCCAGGCCCTCGCGGAGGCCGAGCGTTCCCGCGCGCGTGCCGAGTCCGCGGCGCCCGAGCCGCGCCCCGCGCCCTCGGCCGACGACACCCTGGCGCGGACCGCCCGCTTCAACAGCTTCCGCCGGGCCGTACGCGGTGCGATGTCCGAACACGCCTTGCTCGCACCGGAATCGGAGCCGGACACGGACGGCCCGGAACCGGTGGAGCCAGCCACCCCCTCCCTCTCCCACTCGGAAGGCAACCCCACCTCATGA
- a CDS encoding FAD-binding and (Fe-S)-binding domain-containing protein, whose product MADLEAELTRTVRGEVGFDVTSRALTTMDASNYRRVPLGVVAPRDADDVAAVLAACRAHGVPVVARGGGTSIAGQATGTGVVLDFTRHMNGLLSLDPASRTAVVQPGLVLDRLQQAAAPHGLRFGPDPSTHSRCTLGGMIGNNSCGSHSVAWGTTADNVSELSVLTARGDRLTSGRDWAGAPEGLRPLVEAELARLRTGFPDLPRRISGYALDALLPEHGADVARSFCGSEGTLGILTEAVVRLVEAPRARALAVLAYADEGAAAEEAAGLLAFAPLTVEGMAADLVRSTADLPRGGAWLFVETGGDTAAEARARAETIVRAADVLDSLVVTDPSGQRALWRIREDASGTATRMPDGSEAWPGWEDCAVPPARLGAYLRDFRGLLGSYGLRGTPYGHFGDGCIHVRIDFDLLTEPGIGRFRRFSEDLAELVVAHGGSLSGEHGDGQARAELLPKMYGAEMVTLFERAKGVWDPDDLLNPGMLVRPAPLDTNLRFSVLPREPVDVVFGYPSDGGDFSAAVRRCVGVAKCRTTEVSGPSVMCPSFRATGEEQHSTRGRARLLHEMLAGELVTDGWRSTEVRDALDLCLSCKGCRTDCPVGVDMATYKAEFLHHHYEGRRRPASHYAMGRLPRWLRLVDRTRTARLVNSLASVRPLAALAKRLGGIAGERGIPRVAGVTFTRAWRREVLAESRRNTQDGVEYVETPTRGRVHLWPDTFTEHLSPSVGHAAVRVLEAAGLGVLPVLPVMAGKPVCCGLTYVSTGQLDRAREVMRTTLDGMGVLVDDEGAPPVVVLEPSCAAALRTDLPELLPDDPRAARLAAMVLTFAEALERHAAPDWTPPRIDRPTVGQTHCHQHAVLGDAPDRRLRTAAGLTGELSGGCCGLAGNFGFEKGHYEVSTACAEEQLLPSVREAPQDTVILADGFSCRTQLEQLAGVRARHLAEVLAEALEELGPRDGRG is encoded by the coding sequence ATGGCGGATCTTGAAGCGGAGCTGACGAGGACCGTCCGGGGCGAGGTCGGCTTCGACGTCACGTCCCGGGCGCTGACGACGATGGACGCGTCCAACTACCGACGCGTCCCCCTCGGTGTCGTCGCGCCCCGTGACGCCGACGACGTGGCGGCCGTGCTCGCGGCCTGCCGGGCGCACGGGGTGCCGGTCGTGGCGCGCGGCGGCGGCACCTCGATCGCCGGCCAGGCGACGGGCACGGGCGTGGTCCTCGACTTCACCCGCCACATGAACGGCCTGCTGTCCCTGGACCCCGCCTCCCGCACGGCCGTCGTCCAGCCCGGCCTGGTCCTCGACCGCCTCCAACAGGCCGCCGCGCCCCACGGGTTGCGCTTCGGCCCCGACCCCTCGACCCACAGCCGCTGCACCCTCGGCGGCATGATCGGCAACAACTCCTGCGGCTCCCACTCGGTCGCCTGGGGCACCACGGCGGACAACGTGAGCGAGCTGTCGGTGCTCACCGCGAGGGGCGACCGCTTGACGTCGGGCCGCGACTGGGCGGGCGCCCCGGAAGGCCTACGCCCCCTCGTGGAGGCCGAGTTGGCCCGCCTGCGCACCGGCTTCCCGGACCTCCCCCGCCGTATCTCGGGCTACGCCCTGGACGCCCTCCTCCCCGAGCACGGCGCGGACGTCGCCCGCTCCTTCTGCGGCAGCGAGGGCACCCTGGGCATCCTCACGGAGGCGGTCGTACGACTCGTCGAGGCACCCCGCGCGCGTGCCCTCGCCGTGCTGGCCTACGCCGACGAGGGCGCGGCGGCGGAGGAGGCGGCGGGCCTGCTTGCCTTCGCGCCGCTCACCGTCGAGGGGATGGCCGCCGACCTGGTCCGTTCCACCGCCGACCTTCCCCGGGGCGGCGCCTGGCTGTTCGTGGAGACCGGCGGCGACACGGCGGCGGAGGCACGCGCGCGTGCGGAGACGATCGTCCGCGCGGCCGACGTCCTCGACTCCCTGGTGGTGACGGACCCTTCGGGCCAACGCGCCCTGTGGCGCATCCGCGAGGACGCGAGCGGTACGGCGACGAGAATGCCCGACGGCTCGGAGGCGTGGCCGGGCTGGGAGGACTGCGCGGTACCGCCGGCTCGACTGGGCGCGTATCTAAGGGACTTCAGGGGACTGCTGGGGTCGTACGGCCTCCGGGGCACGCCGTACGGCCACTTCGGGGACGGCTGCATCCACGTCCGCATCGACTTCGACCTGCTGACGGAACCGGGCATCGGCCGATTCCGCCGTTTCTCGGAGGACCTGGCCGAACTGGTGGTGGCCCACGGCGGCTCGCTCTCCGGCGAACACGGGGACGGCCAGGCCCGCGCGGAGTTGTTGCCGAAGATGTACGGCGCCGAGATGGTGACCCTCTTCGAGCGCGCGAAGGGCGTGTGGGACCCGGACGACCTCCTCAACCCCGGGATGCTGGTGCGGCCCGCCCCGCTCGACACGAACCTCCGCTTCTCCGTCCTGCCCCGCGAGCCGGTGGACGTCGTGTTCGGCTACCCGTCCGACGGCGGCGACTTCTCGGCGGCGGTACGGCGGTGCGTAGGGGTGGCCAAGTGCCGTACGACGGAGGTGTCCGGGCCGTCGGTGATGTGCCCGTCGTTCCGCGCGACGGGCGAGGAGCAGCACTCCACACGCGGGCGCGCCCGACTCCTGCACGAGATGCTCGCGGGCGAACTGGTCACCGACGGCTGGCGGTCGACGGAGGTCCGGGACGCGCTGGACCTGTGCCTGTCGTGCAAGGGCTGCCGTACGGACTGCCCGGTCGGGGTCGACATGGCCACGTACAAGGCGGAGTTCCTGCACCACCACTACGAGGGCCGCCGCCGCCCCGCGTCCCACTACGCGATGGGCCGGCTGCCGCGCTGGCTCCGCCTGGTGGACCGCACGCGCACGGCCCGGCTGGTCAACTCCCTCGCTTCCGTACGGCCGTTGGCGGCGCTGGCGAAGCGGCTGGGCGGGATCGCGGGGGAGCGGGGGATCCCGCGGGTGGCGGGGGTGACGTTCACGCGTGCGTGGCGGCGGGAGGTCCTGGCGGAGTCACGGCGGAATACGCAGGACGGAGTGGAGTACGTGGAGACGCCCACCCGGGGACGTGTCCACCTGTGGCCGGACACCTTCACGGAGCACCTCTCACCGTCCGTCGGTCACGCGGCCGTTCGGGTACTGGAGGCGGCGGGACTGGGTGTGCTCCCCGTCCTGCCGGTGATGGCGGGGAAGCCCGTCTGTTGTGGACTGACGTATGTGTCGACGGGCCAACTGGACCGCGCCCGCGAGGTGATGCGCACCACCCTGGACGGAATGGGCGTACTGGTGGACGACGAGGGCGCCCCGCCCGTGGTGGTCCTGGAACCGAGCTGCGCGGCGGCCCTCCGCACGGACCTCCCCGAGCTGCTGCCCGACGACCCCCGTGCGGCCCGTCTCGCCGCCATGGTCCTCACCTTCGCCGAGGCCCTGGAGCGCCACGCGGCCCCCGACTGGACCCCGCCCCGCATCGACCGCCCGACGGTGGGCCAGACCCACTGCCACCAGCACGCGGTACTGGGCGACGCCCCCGACCGCCGCCTCCGCACGGCAGCGGGCCTGACCGGCGAACTCTCCGGCGGCTGCTGCGGGTTGGCGGGCAACTTCGGCTTCGAGAAGGGCCACTACGAAGTCTCCACTGCCTGCGCGGAGGAACAACTGCTCCCTTCCGTACGGGAGGCGCCGCAGGACACGGTGATCCTGGCGGACGGCTTCTCGTGCCGTACACAGTTGGAACAGTTGGCGGGGGTACGGGCACGTCATCTGGCAGAGGTACTGGCGGAGGCGCTGGAGGAGTTGGGCCCCCGGGACGGCCGAGGGTGA
- a CDS encoding GTP-binding protein: MDSATSDARIPLGASADNGLKIVVVGGFGVGKTTLVRSVSEIRPLNTEETMTKAGEAVDDISEVRGKSATTVAFDFGRITLDARNVLYLFGAPGQERFWFLWDRLFSGTLGAVVLVDTRRIDDSWYAIDRLEHHGTPFIVACNDFGGPAYAPQQIREALDLDPHVPLLDCDARSRASAKQVLITLVEHVKNQHTKGRYDGQGPARLQVPAPHQELAL, translated from the coding sequence TTGGACTCCGCAACCTCTGACGCGCGCATCCCCTTGGGTGCCTCCGCCGACAACGGCCTGAAGATCGTGGTCGTCGGCGGCTTCGGCGTCGGCAAGACCACGCTGGTCCGCTCGGTCAGCGAGATACGTCCCCTCAACACCGAGGAGACGATGACGAAGGCCGGCGAGGCCGTCGACGACATCAGCGAGGTGCGCGGCAAGTCCGCGACCACCGTCGCCTTCGACTTCGGCCGCATCACGCTCGACGCCCGCAATGTGCTGTACCTGTTCGGCGCCCCCGGCCAGGAACGGTTCTGGTTCCTCTGGGACCGGCTGTTCTCCGGGACGCTCGGCGCGGTCGTCCTCGTCGACACCCGCCGGATCGACGACTCCTGGTACGCCATCGACCGCCTCGAACACCACGGCACCCCCTTCATCGTGGCCTGCAACGACTTCGGCGGCCCGGCCTACGCCCCGCAGCAGATCCGCGAGGCCCTCGACCTCGACCCGCACGTCCCCCTCCTGGACTGCGACGCCCGCTCCCGCGCGTCCGCGAAGCAGGTCCTGATCACCCTGGTCGAGCACGTCAAGAACCAGCACACCAAGGGCCGTTACGACGGCCAGGGCCCCGCCCGCCTCCAAGTCCCCGCCCCCCACCAGGAGTTGGCCCTGTGA
- a CDS encoding cytochrome P450: MTAPVPLSGPRFQTEPAQLYREMRREHGAVTPVVLDGDVPAWLVLGYRELHQVTGDPVLFSRDSDLWNQWDGIPDDWPLLPMIGRKQPSILYTVGERHRERVGMISDALEAVDPSELRSYTEKFADELIDGICAKGETDIVGDYAMLLPVRVLARLYGFRDEQGPGLVTALNDMIDGRERAIAGQTHLATSMGRLLADRKDDPADDVVSRMLTHHSGFDDFEIAQDLMVMMAAGHQPTADWIGNSLRLMLTDDRFAASLFGGRNSVAEAMNEVLWEDTPTQNVAGRWASRDTQLGGRRIRAGDLLLLGLQGANSDPQVRTDGSALTGGNNAHFSFGHGEHRCPFPAQEVAEVIARTGIEVVLDRLPDIDLAVPAESLTRRPSPWLRGLTELPVRFTPVPAL, from the coding sequence GTGACCGCGCCCGTACCGCTGAGTGGACCCAGGTTCCAGACCGAACCGGCGCAGCTCTACCGGGAGATGAGGCGCGAGCACGGCGCCGTGACCCCCGTGGTGCTCGACGGCGACGTCCCGGCCTGGCTGGTGCTCGGCTACCGCGAGCTGCACCAGGTCACCGGCGATCCGGTGCTGTTCAGCCGGGACTCCGACCTGTGGAACCAGTGGGACGGCATCCCCGACGACTGGCCGCTGCTGCCGATGATCGGCCGTAAGCAGCCGTCGATCCTCTACACGGTCGGCGAGCGGCACCGCGAGCGCGTCGGCATGATCAGCGACGCGCTGGAGGCCGTGGACCCGTCCGAACTGCGGTCGTACACCGAGAAGTTCGCGGACGAACTGATCGACGGGATCTGCGCCAAGGGCGAGACGGACATCGTCGGCGACTACGCGATGCTGCTGCCGGTACGGGTCCTGGCCCGGCTGTACGGCTTCCGGGACGAGCAGGGTCCCGGTCTGGTGACCGCGCTCAACGACATGATCGACGGACGCGAACGCGCGATCGCCGGGCAGACCCATCTCGCCACGTCCATGGGGCGGTTGCTGGCCGACCGGAAGGACGATCCGGCCGACGACGTCGTGTCGCGGATGCTCACGCACCACTCCGGCTTCGACGACTTCGAGATCGCCCAGGACCTGATGGTGATGATGGCGGCGGGCCACCAGCCGACCGCCGACTGGATCGGCAACTCGCTGCGGCTGATGCTGACCGACGACCGGTTCGCGGCCTCCCTCTTCGGTGGCCGCAACAGTGTCGCCGAGGCGATGAACGAGGTCCTGTGGGAGGACACCCCGACGCAGAACGTGGCCGGCCGCTGGGCCTCCCGCGACACGCAGCTCGGCGGCCGCCGTATCCGCGCCGGCGACCTGCTGCTGCTCGGTCTCCAGGGCGCCAACTCCGACCCCCAGGTCCGCACCGACGGCTCCGCGCTCACCGGCGGCAACAACGCGCACTTCTCCTTCGGGCACGGGGAGCACCGGTGTCCGTTCCCGGCGCAGGAGGTGGCCGAGGTGATCGCGCGGACCGGGATCGAGGTCGTACTGGACCGGCTGCCGGACATCGACCTGGCGGTACCGGCCGAGTCCCTGACGCGGCGGCCGTCGCCGTGGCTGCGGGGCCTGACCGAGCTGCCGGTCCGCTTCACGCCGGTCCCCGCGCTCTGA
- a CDS encoding cytochrome P450 family protein, whose product MSTGTEETRIVLDPFVGDLDGESARLRAAGPLAAVELPGGVPVWAVTRHAEAKQLLTDPRLVKDIEVWGAWRRGEIPADWPLIGLANPGRSMLTVDGADHRRMRTLVAQALTPRRVEQMRERIAKLTEGLLNGVEAAEGEVVDLKAEFAYPLPMYVIADLMGIAESQLPRLKELFEKFFSTQTPPAEVIATLTELAGIMAQTVAAKRADPGDDLTSALLAASENGDHLTDEEIVSTLQLMVAAGHETTISLIVNAVVNLSTHPVQRALVLAGEADWSSVVEETLRHSTPTSHVLIRFATEDVPVGDKILPAGDALIVSYAAIGRDEEAHGPTAGDFDITRTSENRHISFGHGPHVCPGAALSRLEAGVALPALYERFPALDLAVPASELRNKPVVTQNDIFELPVRLTPGD is encoded by the coding sequence ATGAGCACCGGTACCGAAGAGACCCGTATCGTCCTGGACCCGTTCGTCGGCGACCTGGACGGCGAGAGCGCCAGGCTTCGTGCGGCCGGTCCGCTGGCCGCCGTGGAACTGCCCGGTGGCGTGCCCGTGTGGGCGGTGACGCGGCACGCCGAGGCGAAACAGTTGCTCACGGATCCGCGGCTGGTGAAGGACATCGAGGTCTGGGGTGCGTGGCGGCGCGGTGAGATCCCCGCGGACTGGCCGCTGATCGGGCTGGCGAACCCGGGCCGTTCGATGCTGACCGTGGACGGCGCCGACCACCGCCGGATGCGGACGCTGGTCGCGCAGGCGCTCACCCCGCGCCGGGTGGAGCAGATGCGGGAGCGGATAGCGAAGCTGACGGAGGGCCTTCTCAACGGAGTTGAGGCGGCCGAGGGTGAAGTCGTGGACCTGAAGGCGGAGTTCGCGTACCCGCTCCCCATGTACGTGATCGCCGACCTCATGGGCATCGCGGAGTCCCAACTCCCGCGCCTGAAGGAGCTGTTCGAGAAGTTCTTCTCGACGCAGACCCCGCCGGCCGAGGTCATCGCGACGCTGACGGAGCTCGCGGGCATCATGGCGCAGACGGTCGCGGCGAAGCGCGCGGACCCGGGCGACGACCTGACGTCGGCGCTGCTCGCGGCCTCCGAGAACGGCGACCACCTCACCGACGAGGAGATCGTCTCCACGCTCCAGTTGATGGTGGCGGCGGGCCACGAGACGACGATCTCGCTGATCGTCAACGCGGTCGTCAACCTCTCGACGCACCCCGTCCAGCGCGCCCTGGTGCTGGCCGGCGAGGCCGACTGGTCCTCGGTGGTCGAGGAGACCCTGCGCCACTCGACGCCCACCTCGCACGTCCTGATCCGCTTCGCCACGGAGGACGTCCCGGTCGGCGACAAGATCCTCCCGGCCGGGGACGCGCTGATCGTGTCGTACGCCGCGATCGGCCGCGACGAGGAGGCCCACGGCCCGACGGCCGGCGACTTCGACATCACCCGCACCAGCGAGAACCGCCACATCTCCTTCGGCCACGGCCCGCACGTCTGCCCCGGCGCGGCGCTGTCCCGCCTGGAGGCGGGGGTGGCGCTGCCCGCCCTCTACGAGCGTTTCCCCGCCCTGGACCTGGCGGTCCCGGCGTCCGAACTCCGCAACAAGCCGGTGGTGACGCAGAACGACATCTTCGAGCTGCCGGTGCGGCTGACACCGGGCGACTGA
- a CDS encoding ABC transporter ATP-binding protein produces the protein MGADEYADTDEEDLEYDEGDETPTIPARVAFRRFWPLTRGLRRWLVLVWVCTIVGALAETEAILLFADLTDRALAKGSLSAFWTPAAKWLGVAIVGAFVSYAGNSLAAWATERFVMRLREHVFDHVQQLPPHFFQRHRQGDLLSRLTGDVEAIETLVVSGVVGTASAVFSALFYAAAAFWLRWDLAAATFVLAPLFWLAARRFSGSIKDVSREGRVADGAITSVVEESLGNIVLTQAYGRRDAERRRLNEEAGAWFRASVRSTRLNEAYEQLVAVIETVCVLAVVGIGAWEISTGRMTLGQLLAFSAFLGYLYPPVRGLAQLGLTITAATAGAERLIEILDVRPSVADPSHGTEFGRPDGTVELRDVTFSYPGADRVALEGLSFTVNPGELVIVTGPSGAGKSTVSKMLLRFYDPDAGDVLLDGVPLRDLPLARLREYVTLLPQETLVLHDTVRANIACGRPGASEQAIVDAATAADAHEFVLRLPDGYDTKVDPNSARLSGGQLQRLAIARAILRDAPVLVLDEPTTGLDSMAARRVVKPLRRLMAGRTTIMITHDLNLAPDADRILVVDGGRIVETGRHAELMAMGGAYSRLHRSQNNAVMDTGELRLPLFTQLGAEAEAGAGAGVPAGYGYAAPPMFTESWIPQTHQTHQTYEPVYPQAEHSEYVEYSDPLFGPMPTTLPDGRPLFRDEVPWSAI, from the coding sequence ATGGGCGCGGATGAATATGCGGACACGGACGAAGAAGACCTCGAATACGACGAGGGCGACGAAACTCCCACCATTCCCGCCCGAGTCGCCTTCCGCCGGTTCTGGCCGCTCACCCGGGGCCTCAGACGCTGGCTGGTGCTCGTCTGGGTGTGCACCATCGTCGGCGCGCTCGCCGAGACCGAGGCCATCCTCCTCTTCGCCGACCTCACCGACCGCGCCTTGGCGAAGGGCTCACTGAGCGCCTTCTGGACCCCCGCCGCCAAATGGCTGGGCGTGGCGATCGTCGGCGCGTTCGTCTCGTACGCCGGCAACTCCCTCGCCGCCTGGGCCACCGAACGCTTCGTGATGAGACTGCGCGAGCATGTCTTCGACCACGTACAGCAGTTGCCCCCGCACTTCTTCCAACGCCACCGCCAGGGCGACCTGTTGTCCCGCCTCACCGGCGACGTCGAGGCGATCGAAACCCTCGTCGTGTCCGGAGTCGTCGGCACCGCCTCCGCGGTCTTCTCCGCCCTCTTCTACGCCGCCGCGGCGTTCTGGCTGCGCTGGGACCTGGCCGCGGCCACCTTCGTCCTCGCCCCCCTCTTCTGGCTGGCGGCCCGCCGCTTCTCCGGCTCCATCAAAGACGTCTCACGCGAGGGCCGGGTCGCCGACGGCGCGATCACCTCCGTCGTCGAGGAGTCCCTCGGCAACATCGTCCTCACCCAGGCCTACGGCCGCCGCGACGCGGAACGCCGCCGCCTGAACGAGGAGGCCGGCGCCTGGTTCCGCGCCTCCGTCCGCTCGACCCGGCTCAACGAGGCGTACGAGCAACTGGTCGCCGTCATCGAGACGGTGTGCGTGCTGGCCGTCGTCGGCATCGGCGCCTGGGAGATCTCCACCGGCCGCATGACCCTGGGCCAACTCCTCGCCTTCTCGGCCTTCCTCGGCTACCTCTACCCGCCCGTCCGCGGCCTGGCCCAACTCGGCCTGACCATCACCGCCGCCACCGCGGGCGCCGAGCGCCTGATCGAGATCCTGGACGTACGACCGTCCGTCGCCGACCCCAGCCACGGCACGGAGTTCGGCCGCCCCGACGGCACGGTCGAACTCCGCGACGTCACCTTCAGCTACCCCGGCGCCGACCGCGTCGCCCTGGAGGGCCTCTCCTTCACCGTCAACCCCGGCGAGCTGGTGATCGTCACCGGCCCCAGCGGCGCCGGCAAGTCCACGGTCTCCAAAATGCTCCTCCGCTTCTACGACCCCGACGCGGGCGACGTCCTTCTCGACGGCGTACCCCTGCGGGACCTCCCCCTCGCCCGCCTGCGCGAGTACGTGACCCTGCTCCCGCAGGAGACCCTCGTCCTGCACGACACCGTGCGCGCGAACATCGCCTGCGGCCGCCCCGGCGCGAGCGAACAGGCGATCGTGGACGCGGCGACGGCGGCCGACGCCCACGAGTTCGTCCTCCGCCTCCCCGACGGCTACGACACGAAGGTCGACCCCAACTCGGCCCGCCTGTCCGGCGGTCAGCTCCAGCGCCTGGCGATCGCCCGCGCGATCCTGCGCGACGCCCCGGTCCTGGTCCTCGACGAACCGACCACCGGCCTGGACTCGATGGCCGCCCGCCGCGTCGTGAAGCCTCTACGCCGACTGATGGCGGGCCGTACGACCATCATGATCACCCACGACCTCAACCTCGCCCCCGACGCCGATCGCATCCTGGTCGTGGACGGGGGACGGATCGTGGAGACGGGACGCCATGCGGAGCTGATGGCGATGGGCGGTGCGTACTCCCGGCTGCACCGCTCGCAGAACAACGCGGTGATGGACACCGGCGAACTGCGATTGCCGTTGTTCACGCAGCTGGGGGCAGAGGCAGAGGCAGGGGCAGGGGCAGGGGTTCCGGCGGGTTACGGGTACGCCGCGCCGCCGATGTTCACCGAGAGCTGGATACCGCAGACGCACCAGACACACCAGACGTACGAGCCGGTCTACCCCCAGGCCGAGCACTCCGAGTACGTGGAGTACTCCGATCCCCTCTTCGGGCCGATGCCCACCACCCTCCCCGACGGCCGTCCCCTGTTCCGGGACGAGGTCCCCTGGAGCGCCATCTGA
- a CDS encoding roadblock/LC7 domain-containing protein produces the protein MTGTTTADEKLTWLIEGLLERTPGARHALVLSRDGLKLCRTPELSVDQADQLAAIAAGIQSLSHGASVEFGDGSGGVRSAMTEFYGGVLFIVEAGEGAHLALVTTEDADAGLIGHNMSELVEQLGEHLRAEPRT, from the coding sequence ATGACCGGCACGACCACCGCCGACGAGAAGCTCACCTGGCTCATCGAGGGCCTCCTGGAGCGCACCCCGGGCGCACGGCACGCGCTCGTGCTGTCCCGCGACGGCCTGAAGCTGTGCCGGACGCCCGAACTCTCCGTCGACCAGGCCGACCAGCTCGCCGCGATCGCCGCCGGGATCCAGTCGCTGTCGCACGGCGCGTCGGTGGAGTTCGGGGACGGCAGCGGGGGTGTGCGCTCCGCGATGACGGAGTTCTACGGCGGGGTGCTGTTCATCGTCGAGGCGGGTGAGGGCGCGCACCTGGCCCTGGTCACCACCGAGGACGCGGACGCGGGCCTGATCGGGCACAACATGAGCGAGCTGGTCGAACAGCTCGGCGAGCACCTGCGCGCGGAACCGCGTACGTGA
- a CDS encoding DUF742 domain-containing protein, translating to MSRPGRDDSPDRLYTLTGGRARSGPDSPFDLVTLVVAECDPVTGMQSEHAAILRLTEHPTAVVELAAELRLPVSITKILLSDLLAAGRVSARHPRKAVSDPDVLEQVLVGLRNL from the coding sequence ATGAGCCGCCCCGGCAGGGACGACTCACCCGACCGCCTCTACACGCTCACCGGCGGGCGCGCCCGCTCCGGACCGGACAGCCCGTTCGACCTGGTGACCCTCGTGGTCGCCGAGTGCGATCCGGTGACCGGGATGCAGTCGGAGCACGCGGCGATCCTGCGGCTCACCGAACACCCCACGGCCGTGGTCGAGTTGGCGGCCGAACTGAGGCTCCCGGTGAGCATCACCAAGATCCTCCTCTCCGACCTTCTCGCGGCCGGCCGGGTCAGTGCCCGGCATCCGCGCAAGGCCGTGTCCGATCCCGACGTCCTGGAACAGGTGCTCGTTGGACTCCGCAACCTCTGA